The proteins below come from a single Vitis vinifera cultivar Pinot Noir 40024 chromosome 9, ASM3070453v1 genomic window:
- the LOC100257552 gene encoding putative disease resistance protein RGA3, with protein MADALLSIVLDRLASLIQQQFHHEVCLVVGVKREIQSLTNTLQIVRAVVADAEKRQVNEEPVKVWLERLKDIAYQMDDVLDEWSTAFLKSQIERVESPSMPKKKVSSCIPSPCICFKRVARRRDIALKIKGIKQEVDDIANERNQFDFKSTNNEELQRIITISAVDTTEVYGRDRDEGIILRQLLGTSCEQSLGLYTISVFGMGGIGKTTLAQLAFNHYDVKAHFEIRIWVCVSDPFVPIRILRAILEALQGQSSDLHDPEALQQKIQKSIYGKKFLLVLDDVWTEDYQLWEQLKNCLKCGGGGSRILVTTHNESVARMMRSTYMHSLGSLPLEQSQALFSQIAFCGKSTDKIEELEEIGKKIADKCKGLPLAVKALGSLMQSKNNKEDWENVLNSKMWELDVFEKKLSPALLLSYYDLPPPIKQCFSYCAVFPKDHSIERDDLIKLWMAQSYLNSKAGREMETVGREYFENLAARSFFQDFEKDDKGNIVRCKMHDIVHDFAQFLTHNECLNLEDDSENLKTNLYLQKGRHASLMVHGSTKFPFSDNNVRNLRTLLVVFDDRYRIDPFPPYSFQQFKYLRAMDLRGNDSIVELPREVGEFVHLRYLNLSYCRRLETLPETISELWNLQTLNVCCSLRLKKLPQGMGNLVNLRHLLISGGIYGVRSLPKGVGRLTSLRTLPAFIVCDEDASDEVASDVCEIEEMRKLNELRGELEIKGLSSVEDAGEAEKAELKNKKHLHGLTLSFKPWKKQTMMMMKEVADALQPHPNLKSLCIASYQVREWPKWMIEPSLLQLTHLHLSSCIECQCLPPLGELPLLESLKIYCIPEVKYVGGEFLGSSSAIAFPRLKHLSFKIMSKWENWEVKEEGRKVMPCLLSLEITRSPKLAAVPNLLLQRKPPIKLLLKGRWAP; from the coding sequence ATGGCGGACGCTCTCCTTTCTATTGTCTTAGACCGGTTGGCTTCTCTTATTCAACAACAATTTCATCATGAAGTTTGTCTGGTTGTGGGTGTTAAAAGAGAAATCCAAAGCCTCACCAACACACTCCAGATCGTCCGAGCTGTTGTTGCAGATGCAGAGAAGAGACAAGTGAACGAGGAACCTGTCAAGGTTTGGTTGGAGAGGCTTAAAGACATCGCCTACCAAATGGACGACGTGCTGGATGAGTGGAGCACTGCTTTTCTCAAATCTCAGATTGAGAGAGTTGAAAGCCCTTCCATGCCTAAGAAGAAGGTAAGCTCCTGCATTCCTTCCCCTTGCATCTGTTTCAAACGAGTCGCTAGGCGTCGTGACATTGCTCTTAAGATTAAGGGTATAAAACAAGAAGTTGACGACATTGCAAACGAGAGAAATCAGTTTGATTTTAAATCAACTAACAACGAGGAACTACAAAGAATTATAACCATCTCTGCAGTTGACACTACAGAGGTATATGGTCGGGATAGGGACGAGGGCATCATACTAAGGCAGCTGTTGGGTACGAGTTGTGAACAAAGCTTGGGCCTCTACACCATCTCCGTGTTTGGGATGGGAGGTATCGGCAAAACAACTCTTGCTCAACTAGCCTTTAACCACTATGACGTGAAGGCTCATTTTGAGATAAGAATCTGGGTCTGCGTTTCTGATCCTTTTGTCCCAATAAGAATTTTGAGGGCTATTCTTGAAGCCCTCCAAGGCCAGTCTTCTGATCTCCATGATCCTGAAGCTctacaacaaaaaattcaaaaatctatttatggGAAAAAGTTTCTCCTTGTGCTGGATGATGTGTGGACCGAAGACTATCAGTTGTGGGAACAACTCAAGAATTGTCTCAAGTGTGGAGGTGGTGGGAGTAGAATTTTAGTGACCACTCACAATGAGAGCGTTGCTAGGATGATGAGAAGCACATACATGCACTCCTTAGGAAGCTTACCATTAGAGCAAAGTCAGGCATTATTTTCCCAAATAGCTTTCTGCGGGAAGAGTACCGACAAAATTGAAGAACTAGAGGAAATTGGCAAAAAAATAGCAGACAAGTGCAAGGGGTTACCTCTTGCCGTTAAAGCTTTAGGGAGTCTGATGCagtccaaaaataataaagaggaTTGGGAGAATGTTTTGAATAGTAAAATGTGGGAATTGGATGTTTTTGAGAAAAAACTGTCCCCTGCCTTGTTGTTGAGTTATTATGATCTGCCCCCGCCAATTAAACAGTGCTTCTCATATTGTGCTGTCTTTCCCAAAGATCACTCAATTGAAAGAGATGACTTGATTAAGTTATGGATGGCACAAAGCTACCTCAACTCTAAGGCAGGCAGAGAGATGGAGACAGTTGGGAGAGAGTACTTTGAAAACTTAGCAGCTCGGTCTTTCTTCcaagattttgagaaagatgatAAGGGTAACATAGTAAGGTGCAAGATGCATGATATAGTGCATGACTTTGCTCAATTTTTGACCCACAACGAATGCTTAAATTTGGAGGATGATAGTGAAAACCTGAAGACGAACTTGTACCTTCAAAAAGGTCGTCATGCATCTTTAATGGTACATGGAAGTACCAAATTCCCTTTCTCCGACAATAACGTGAGAAATTTACGCACGCTTTTAGTTGTGTTTGACGACAGGTATAGAATTGACCCATTTCCACCTTATTCATTCCAGCAATTCAAATATCTTAGAGCAatggatttgagaggtaatgaCTCAATTGTAGAACTCCCAAGGGAGGTGGGTGAATTCGTACATCTTAGGTACCTTAATCTATCATATTGCAGGAGATTGGAAACATTGCCAGAAACAATCAGTGAGTTATGGAATCTGCAAACCTTGAATGTTTGTTGTTCTTTGCGCCTTAAAAAACTGCCTCAAGGAATGGGAAATCTAGTTAATTTGAGACATCTTTTAATTAGTGGGGGAATTTATGGTGTGAGAAGCCTCCCAAAAGGAGTTGGAAGATTAACCTCTCTTCGAACATTGCCTGCTTTTATTGTTTGTGATGAGGATGCAAGTGATGAGGTTGCAAGTGATGTGTGCGAAATAGAAGAAATGAGAAAGTTGAATGAGCTTCGAGGAGAGCTTGAAATAAAAGGACTGAGCAGTGTAGAAGATGCAGGGGAGGCTGAAAAGgcagaattaaaaaataagaaacaccTCCATGGTTTGACATTAAGTTTCAAACCATGGAAGAAACAaacaatgatgatgatgaaggaaGTGGCCGACGCCTTACAACCCCATCCAAACTTAAAATCCTTATGCATAGCATCATATCAAGTCAGAGAATGGCCCAAATGGATGATAGAGCCATCATTACTCCAACTAACACACCTTCACCTTTCGTCTTGCATAGAATGTCAGTGTTTGCCTCCTCTAGGGGAACTCCCACTTCTCGAGAGCCTGAAAATATACTGCATACCGGAAGTGAAATACGTGGGTGGTGAGTTCTTGGGATCATCATCAGCAATTGCATTTCCAAGGTTGAAGCATCTGTCTTTTAAAATCATGTCAAAGTGGGAAAATTGGGAAGTAAAAGAAGAAGGGAGGAAAGTAATGCCATGTCTTCTTTCCTTGGAAATAACAAGAAGTCCAAAGCTTGCGGCAGTACCAAACCTCCTGCTCCAGAGGAAACCACCAATTAAGCTTTTGTTAAAAGGACGTTGGGCACCGTAA